A window from Purpureocillium takamizusanense chromosome 3, complete sequence encodes these proteins:
- a CDS encoding uncharacterized protein (EggNog:ENOG503P094), with translation MFLFSTPPSHLLLSPCVLPFRLLLSLDRSANQPRPAANLPPQANKVDPKDIPPPTPINIPRYQPFAQDDQPLDPSLALPNLLKQTGRSTAVLGPVGFSAIGLDLKPDAPVQDIVPDSSFVPDFRRWDTLTADESREENQASRWPLRMGTQSPGCQVYLERKKELSNSNTDAFRTVRRISPPKGRQQARLGNAYEFFRCLELLTVYWDDPTSPPDLPPSPEMSAAEAAAANVAHESPADGSNEAETPAVTRTSSGQSMPPEFRQTLITAFIKLVAYDFGCNVSMSRVEPRLHLNSSPGPQTRKSYTPCHCHFVFQSPRTRESARAGIVYGPVAAVSIRPTVNFTIPDVETAQSLDLAREITAALIAAQHRAREGRTEERFGQGQWWTSKPRWGGGSGGPIGREVDKDAVQGDKDARPNDGDGTSAPLSKRPRKNMSIYDNYRMVRPPSSAWDRKAKYEAIGKAHGTDYDDIFVISSLFHHISILRVRVPLRLLEVLDGSPELDASKRSWGKVQAWRSAWYDLFDTDQRVAAMQLVWAVMSYQMRQETTEQDVTMASA, from the coding sequence ATGTTTCTGTTCTCCACGCCGCCCAGTCACCTACTCTTGAGTCCTTGTGTATTGCCATttcggctgctgctctccctTGACCGCTCCGCTAATCAGCCGCGTCCGGCAGCCAACCTGCCACCCCAGGCCAACAAGGTTGATCCGAAAGACataccaccacccaccccgaTCAACATCCCGCGCTATCAACCTTTCGCCCAGGATGATCAGCCGCTGGACCCTTCCTTGGCTCTCCCCAATTTGCTCAAGCAGACTGGTCGATCCACAGCCGTCTTGGGCCCCGTCGGCTTCTCCGCAATTGGACTCGATCTGAAGCCAGATGCTCCAGTCCAGGACATAGTCCCCGATTCTTCCTTCGTCCCCGACTTTCGTCGATGGGACACGCTCACTGCAGATGAGTCTCGTGAAGAGAACCAAGCCAGCCGGTGGCCATTAAGAATGGGAACTCAATCCCCCGGCTGCCAAGTCTATCTGGAACGCAAGAAAGAGCTCTCCAACAGCAACACGGATGCATTTCGGACTGTGAGGCGGATCTCGCCGCCAAAGGGAAGACAACAGGCCCGTTTGGGGAATGCATATGAGTTCTTCCGCTGTCTCGAGCTGTTGACGGTGTATTGGGATGACCCAACGAGCCCTCCTGACCTCCCTCCGTCACCAGAGATGTCAGCCGCtgaggcagcggccgccAACGTGGCTCACGAGTCGCCGGCTGATGGTTCCAATGAAGCTGAAACGCCTGCTGTTACTCGCACATCGTCCGGTCAGTCCATGCCGCCCGAGTTTCGTCAGACTCTCATCACGGCATTCATCAAATTGGTTGCCTACGACTTTGGCTGCAACGTCTCCATGTCTCGAGTTGAGCCTCGCCTCCATCTCAACTCATCCCCAGGACCCCAGACGCGAAAGTCATACACACCGTGCCACTGCCATTTCGTCTTCCAGAGCCCAAGGACCCGCGAATCCGCACGCGCTGGCATAGTTTACGGCCCCGTGGCAGCCGTGAGCATTCGGCCAACAGTCAACTTTACCATACCGGACGTCGAGACGGCCCAGTCGCTGGACCTCGCCCGAGAAatcacggcggcgctcatcgcggcgcagcaccgGGCACGCGAGGGCCGGACAGAGGAGCGTTTCGGGCAGGGCCAATGGTGGACTTCGAAACCACGTTGGGGTGGGGGTTCCGGCGGCCCCATCGGCCGTGAAGTCGACAAAGATGCGGTTCAAGGAGACAAGGACGCCCGCCCAaatgatggcgacggcacctCGGCGCCACTCAGCAAGAGACCACGCAAGAACATGTCCATCTACGACAACTACCGCATGGTGCGACCACCGTCATCCGCGTGGGACCGCAAAGCCAAGTACGAAGCAATTGGCAAAGCTCACGGAACTGACTACGATGACATATTCGTGATTAGCTCTCTCTTCCATCACATTTCCATCCTGCGTGTCCGGGTGCCGCTTAGGCTGCTCGAAGTCCTGGACGGCTCGCCCGAGCTGGACGCGTCAAAACGGAGCTGGGGAAAGGTCCAGGCGTGGAGGAGCGCTTGGTACGACTTATTCGACACGGACCAAAGGGTAGCGGCAATGCAGTTGGTATGGGCAGTCATGTCATACCAGATGAGACAGGAAACCACAGAGCAGGATGTAACAATGGCCAGTGCCTGA
- the SLM2 gene encoding phosphatidylinositol 4,5-bisphosphate-binding protein (EggNog:ENOG503NVCW~COG:U), with product MDRRPPSLVSSLSHHSNGPESHRSSLVIEQQRRRHYHHSNSPYASYSHANPSPPQSQPAAAAAAAVTAATARASSASPSPSLSGAAGRGRFTEEWDASRRGSSIIDGPVSRRINDVAAMERANSVRSFSAGDDQQLPIRNNTLKKKSSMRRNSSLRRSSSRRSNRAGSVRSLALHSSSEPDDASSAFYCPVPTSGNPTDILVNRFQTWRKVLKDLIAYFREIQSHYEHRSKNLVKLANVANNISTPPSFLKSAGIDDALQFLRNYNKAAIQEANKARDIEEDVILALTGLRSDLQQKIKEIKHLSGDFKNSVDKEMDHTRKAVSSLADVLDKNDVDASSTTGKQDPYLLRLAVDHQVERQIDEENYLHQAYLNLEGSGRELESIVVGEIQKAYNAYAGILKREADNAYAVVEELRDGPISMPKDQEWIHFVTHDNQIVDPTIPMRTADQIHYPGQDHVAAQEIRAGLLERKSKYLKSYTAGWYVLSTTHLHEFKSADKAQAPVMSLYLPEQKLGSHSSEGGSSNKFILKGRQTGTMHRGHTWVFRAESHDTMMAWYEDIKALTEKTPEERSQFVRTHSRSLSRSSRRSVSSDGIVDEDDDEPFSATHEDVNPEPRPDSASRRPQPGGRFPSDIQVNAQRGLQAPQSPSSVSSGRHEFPSDGQAIAAAGALPMAAYAAGHHDHGPDDHMGYGGTEQTPMEQMPSQAVIACQVGHHDGVNPYTSSPAQQPHSAHHDGYFAAPIIASGTHYEQLQNDRELETSGVHADALDQHQNGSAKKLESTQVNGANHVNGGIASENDQVVGMTAGSIPRSETQHELALQSVPEAEAADLKSLPSAPLTDNAKASLNRPGEVRTESLATISNLPMPGQYPKGSGVTSP from the exons atggatCGCCGTCCACCGTCCCTggtgtcgtcgctgtcgcaTCATAGCAACGGGCCCGAATCTCACCGGAGCTCACTCGTCATTGAACagcaacgccgtcgccattATCACCACTCAAACAGCCCTTACGCCTCGTACTCTCACGCGAACCCGAGCCCTCCGCAGtcgcagccagcagcagcagcagcagccgccgtcaCTGCCGCCACTGCCCGGGCTTCCAGCGcttcgccttcgccctcgctctcaggcgccgctggccgaggtAGGTTCACCGAGGAGTGGGACGCAAGCCGGCGAGGCAGCTCCATCATCGACGGCCCGGTCAGCAGGCGCATcaacgacgtcgccgcaATGGAGCGCGCCAATTCGGTCCGCAGCTTCTCCGCTGGCGACGACCAGCAGCTGCCCATCCGAAACAACACcctcaagaagaagagctcCATGCGTCGCAACAGCAGTTTGcgacggagcagcagccgccgtaGCAACAGGGCCGGCAGCGTCAGGAGCCTTGCCCTCCACTCTTCTTCGGAGCCAGACGACGCTTCGAGCGCCTTCTATTGCCCCGTCCCGACCTCGGGCAACCCTACCGACATTCTCGTCAACCGCTTCCAGA CCTGGCGCAAGGTTCTCAAGGATCTCATCGCCTATTTCCGCGAGATCCAATCGCACTATGAACACCGTTCCAAGAACCTCGTTAAGCTCGCTAATGTCGCCAACAACATCTCCACACCTCCTAGCTTTCTCAAGTCCGCTGGCATCGATGATGCGCTCCAGTTCCTCCGCAACTATAACAAAGCTGCGATACAAGAGGCCAACAAGGCCAGGGACATTGAGGAGGACGTCATTTTGGCCCTCACCGGCCTCAGGAGCGATCTTCAGCAAAAAATCAAAGAGATCAAGCACCTTTCGGGTGACTTCAAGAACTCAGTGGACAAGGAGATGGACCACACCCGTAAAGCCGTCAGTTCCCTcgccgacgtcctcgacaaaAATGACGTCGATGCGTCATCTACGACGGGCAAGCAGGACCCTTATTTGCTGCGCCTGGCCGTGGATCACCAGGTCGAACGGCAGATTGACGAAGAAAACTACCTCCACCAG GCTTATCTCAACCTTGAGGGTTCCGGACGTGAGCTCGAGTCTATTGTTGTCGGCGAAATTCAAAAGGCATACAACGCCTATGCTGGCATCTTGAAGCGCGAAGCCGACAACGCCTATGCTGttgtcgaggagctgcgcgacgggcCCATCTCCATGCCCAAGGATCAGGAGTGGATACACTTCGTGACGCACGACAATCAGATTGTCGACCCGACCATTCCCATGCGCACGGCCGATCAAATTCACTATCCAGGCCAGGACCACGTGGCTGCACAGGAGATTCGAGCCGGCTTGCTGGAACGCAAGAGCAAATATCTCAAGAGCTACACCGCGGGATG GTATGttctgtcgacgacgcaccTGCACGAATTCAAGTCCGCCGACAAGGCGCAAGCCCCGGTCATGTCCTTGTACCTGCCGGAGCAGAAGCTTGGCTCGCACTCTTCGGAGGGAGGATCTTCAAACAAGTTCATCCTAAAGGGTCGCCAGACGGGCACCATGCACCGAGGTCACACCTGGGTTTTCCGCGCCGAGAGCCATGACACGATGATGGCCTGGTACGAGGACATTAAGGCTTTGACAGAGAAGACGCCGGAGGAGCGCTCCCAGTTCGTTCGCACGCATTCTCGAAGCCTTAGCCGATCGTCGCGCCGCTCCGTCAGCAGCGATGGtatcgtcgacgaggacgatgacgagccgtTCTCAGCCACTCACGAGGATGTCAACCCGGAACCCCGACCTGACTCGGCGTCCCGACGACCTCAACCAGGTGGGCGGTTCCCATCAGATATACAAGTCAACGCACAGCGAGGCTTACAGGCGCCTCAATCGCCATCTAGTGTGAGCTCAGGCCGACATGAGTTCCCTTCGGACGGTCAAGCCATTGCAGCTGCAGGGGCTCTTCCCATGGCGGCGTACGCAGCGGGGCACCATGACCACGGGCCAGACGACCACATGGGCTACGGTGGCACGGAGCAGACCCCTATGGAACAGATGCCGTCGCAAGCGGTCATCGCCTGCCAGGTGGGACACCATGACGGTGTGAATCCCTACACCAGCTCGCCAGCACAACAACCTCACTCAGCGCATCACGATGGGTACTTCGCGGCGCCCATTATCGCGTCCGGCACCCATTATGAGCAGCTGCAGAATGACCGAGAGCTGGAGACGAGCGGCGTTCACGCAGATGCGCTCGATCAACACCAGAATGGAAGCGCCAAGAAACTTGAGTCGACACAAGTCAACGGTGCCAACCACGTCAACGGCGGAATCGCCAGCGAGAACGACCAGGTCGTCGGCATGACGGCGGGAAGCATTCCAAGGTCCGAGACGCAACACGAGCTGGCGCTACAGTCTGtgccggaggcggaggcggccgacCTCAAGTCGCTtccctcggcgccgctgacggACAACGCCAAAGCGAGCTTGAACCGCCCCGGAGAGGTCAGGACTGAGAGCTTAGCAACTATTTCAAACCTTCCGATGCCCGGACAATATCCTAAGGGGAGCGGGGTTACCTCACCTTGA
- the SLM2 gene encoding phosphatidylinositol 4,5-bisphosphate-binding protein, variant 2 (EggNog:ENOG503NVCW~COG:U) — protein sequence MDRRPPSLVSSLSHHSNGPESHRSSLVIEQQRRRHYHHSNSPYASYSHANPSPPQSQPAAAAAAAVTAATARASSASPSPSLSGAAGRGRFTEEWDASRRGSSIIDGPVSRRINDVAAMERANSVRSFSAGDDQQLPIRNNTLKKKSSMRRNSSLRRSSSRRSNRAGSVRSLALHSSSEPDDASSAFYCPVPTSGNPTDILVNRFQTWRKVLKDLIAYFREIQSHYEHRSKNLVKLANVANNISTPPSFLKSAGIDDALQFLRNYNKAAIQEANKARDIEEDVILALTGLRSDLQQKIKEIKHLSGDFKNSVDKEMDHTRKAVSSLADVLDKNDVDASSTTGKQDPYLLRLAVDHQVERQIDEENYLHQAYLNLEGSGRELESIVVGEIQKAYNAYAGILKREADNAYAVVEELRDGPISMPKDQEWIHFVTHDNQIVDPTIPMRTADQIHYPGQDHVAAQEIRAGLLERKSKYLKSYTAGWYVLSTTHLHEFKSADKAQAPVMSLYLPEQKLGSHSSEGGSSNKFILKGRQTGTMHRGHTWVFRAESHDTMMAWYEDIKALTEKTPEERSQFVRTHSRSLSRSSRRSVSSDGIVDEDDDEPFSATHEDVNPEPRPDSASRRPQPV from the exons atggatCGCCGTCCACCGTCCCTggtgtcgtcgctgtcgcaTCATAGCAACGGGCCCGAATCTCACCGGAGCTCACTCGTCATTGAACagcaacgccgtcgccattATCACCACTCAAACAGCCCTTACGCCTCGTACTCTCACGCGAACCCGAGCCCTCCGCAGtcgcagccagcagcagcagcagcagccgccgtcaCTGCCGCCACTGCCCGGGCTTCCAGCGcttcgccttcgccctcgctctcaggcgccgctggccgaggtAGGTTCACCGAGGAGTGGGACGCAAGCCGGCGAGGCAGCTCCATCATCGACGGCCCGGTCAGCAGGCGCATcaacgacgtcgccgcaATGGAGCGCGCCAATTCGGTCCGCAGCTTCTCCGCTGGCGACGACCAGCAGCTGCCCATCCGAAACAACACcctcaagaagaagagctcCATGCGTCGCAACAGCAGTTTGcgacggagcagcagccgccgtaGCAACAGGGCCGGCAGCGTCAGGAGCCTTGCCCTCCACTCTTCTTCGGAGCCAGACGACGCTTCGAGCGCCTTCTATTGCCCCGTCCCGACCTCGGGCAACCCTACCGACATTCTCGTCAACCGCTTCCAGA CCTGGCGCAAGGTTCTCAAGGATCTCATCGCCTATTTCCGCGAGATCCAATCGCACTATGAACACCGTTCCAAGAACCTCGTTAAGCTCGCTAATGTCGCCAACAACATCTCCACACCTCCTAGCTTTCTCAAGTCCGCTGGCATCGATGATGCGCTCCAGTTCCTCCGCAACTATAACAAAGCTGCGATACAAGAGGCCAACAAGGCCAGGGACATTGAGGAGGACGTCATTTTGGCCCTCACCGGCCTCAGGAGCGATCTTCAGCAAAAAATCAAAGAGATCAAGCACCTTTCGGGTGACTTCAAGAACTCAGTGGACAAGGAGATGGACCACACCCGTAAAGCCGTCAGTTCCCTcgccgacgtcctcgacaaaAATGACGTCGATGCGTCATCTACGACGGGCAAGCAGGACCCTTATTTGCTGCGCCTGGCCGTGGATCACCAGGTCGAACGGCAGATTGACGAAGAAAACTACCTCCACCAG GCTTATCTCAACCTTGAGGGTTCCGGACGTGAGCTCGAGTCTATTGTTGTCGGCGAAATTCAAAAGGCATACAACGCCTATGCTGGCATCTTGAAGCGCGAAGCCGACAACGCCTATGCTGttgtcgaggagctgcgcgacgggcCCATCTCCATGCCCAAGGATCAGGAGTGGATACACTTCGTGACGCACGACAATCAGATTGTCGACCCGACCATTCCCATGCGCACGGCCGATCAAATTCACTATCCAGGCCAGGACCACGTGGCTGCACAGGAGATTCGAGCCGGCTTGCTGGAACGCAAGAGCAAATATCTCAAGAGCTACACCGCGGGATG GTATGttctgtcgacgacgcaccTGCACGAATTCAAGTCCGCCGACAAGGCGCAAGCCCCGGTCATGTCCTTGTACCTGCCGGAGCAGAAGCTTGGCTCGCACTCTTCGGAGGGAGGATCTTCAAACAAGTTCATCCTAAAGGGTCGCCAGACGGGCACCATGCACCGAGGTCACACCTGGGTTTTCCGCGCCGAGAGCCATGACACGATGATGGCCTGGTACGAGGACATTAAGGCTTTGACAGAGAAGACGCCGGAGGAGCGCTCCCAGTTCGTTCGCACGCATTCTCGAAGCCTTAGCCGATCGTCGCGCCGCTCCGTCAGCAGCGATGGtatcgtcgacgaggacgatgacgagccgtTCTCAGCCACTCACGAGGATGTCAACCCGGAACCCCGACCTGACTCGGCGTCCCGACGACCTCAACCAG TGTGA
- the CHO1 gene encoding CDP-diacylglycerol--serine O-phosphatidyltransferase (BUSCO:EOG09263MR4~EggNog:ENOG503NU2S~TransMembrane:6 (i52-72o84-101i122-141o147-168i180-202o214-236i)~COG:I), whose amino-acid sequence MSKRSGAMVTSSNGGVGKDVGGGGGNQPAIDKQKTLLSADVGHFSLVRAMHLADLITLMNGFCGVMSIFSSLRYCLGDPTALDNVWLALIFLPFGLFFDFFDGRVARWRHKSSLMGQELDSLADLISFGVAPAMVAFTIGMRSVLDTVGLTFFVLCGLTRLARFNVTVSVLPKDASGKMAYFEGTPIPTSLAVDAVMAYWVHNRWILEDLPLGSWFQGGALEFHPVVLIFMVHGCLMTSRTIRIPKP is encoded by the exons ATGTCGAAGAGAAGCGGCGCTATGGTGACGAGCTccaacggcggcgttggcaaggatgtcggcggcggcggcggcaaccagCCTG CTATCGACAAGCAAAAGACGCTCTTGTCCGCCGATGTGGGACATTTTTCCCTCGTCCGGGCGATGCACCTCGCGGATCTCATCACGCTCATGAACG GCTTCTGCGGCGTCATGTCCATCTTCTCGTCCCTGCGATACTGCCTTGGCGACCCGACCGCCCTCGACAACGTGTGGTTGGCCCTCATATTCCTGCCCTTTGGCCTCTTCTTCGACTTCTTCGACGGGCGTGTCGCGCGGTGGAGGCATAAGAGCAGCCTCATGGGCCAGGAGCTTGACTCCCTGGCCGACCTG ATCTCCTTTGGCGTCGCCccggccatggtggcctTTACAATCGGCATGCGCTCCGTCCTCGACACCGTGGGCCTCACCTTCTTCGTTCTCTGCGGCCTCACCCGTCTGGCGCGGTTCAACGTGACCGTCTCGGTCCTCCCCAAGGACGCGTCGGGCAAGATGGCCTACTTCGAGGGCACCCCGATCCCCAcgtcgctcgccgtcgatgccgtcatgGCGTACTGGGTCCACAACCGCTGGATCCTCGAGGACCTGCCCCTCGGCTCCTGGttccagggcggcgcgctcgagtTCCACCCAGTCGTGCTCATCTTCATGGTTCACGGCTGCCTCATGACCAGCCGTACCATTCGCATACCCAAGCCCTAA
- a CDS encoding uncharacterized protein (COG:S~EggNog:ENOG503NX6E), whose translation MSCRRTVPTSNFSPLPAAMSSPWKKQPEEVVDCVLKRAEVSKIARRLQNRLALAQFKTKHGWEDLTLDSIEPKLEEEMRRKRLCDGDILSDSSSSASDLPYPTRTLMSSPLKAPLFSDAVGSSNGSTGHRKRTYFASFEHNTSSPSKRYRASPTAHKSFSGHATWKDNHQLAQSSPIKPRRLPHFTTSAGPDVSFFQQRRMTDALRSPNFAVPSDDDDDLPAHSFSVNNLRSSPPRTPPMQPRSVASKRSKDHLDGGNQGKTGEEGADLLLYLAASPSPAVKTNRGRMEGLSTPPPKTSKLDLPSSMMTTPGGGNLFPNTPGQGFDFADFVNISPSPAQKQWRTPGRAIARTPLSVARRRLTFEDQPLP comes from the exons ATGAGTTGCCGTCGTACTGTTCCCACTTCCAATTTCTCCCCTCTCCCAGCAGCCATGTCTTCACCGTGGAAGAAGCAGCCGGAGGAGGTGGTAGACTGCGTGCTCAAGCGTGCAGAGGTCAGCAAG ATTGCCCGTCGACTGCAAAATCGCCTCGCACTGGCCCAGTTCAAGACAAAGCATGGCTGGGAAGACCTCACGCTCGACTCGATCGAGCCGAAGCTAGAGGAGGAAATGAGACGGAAGCGCCTGTGTGACGGCGACATCCTCTCCGACTCCTCATCGAGCGCATCCGATCTCCCATATCCCACGAGAACACTCATGAGCTCGCCGCTCAAGGCGCCGCTCTTTTCCGATGCCGTTGGCTCGAGCAACGGGAGCACCGGCCACCGCAAGCGCACCTACTTTGCGTCGTTCGAGCACAACACGTCTAGCCCTAGCAAACGATATCGtgcatcgccgacggcgcacaAGTCTTTCTCTGGCCACGCCACTTGGAAGGACAACCATCAGCTAGCCCAGTCCTCGCCCATCAAGCCGCGCAGGCTCCCGCACTTCACCACATCTGCCGGCCCCGACGTGTCCTTTTTCCAACAACGCCGCATGACCGATGCACTACGATCGCCCAACTTTGCCGTACCAtccgacgatgacgatgatcTTCCTGCACACTCGTTCAGTGTCAATAACCTCCGGTCCTCGCCCCCTCGCACACCGCCGATGCAGCCTCGGAGCGTTGCGAGCAAACGCAGCAAGGACCACCTGGATGGCGGAAATCagggcaagacgggcgaggaaGGTGCTGACCTTTTGCTGTAtctggccgcgtcgccgtccccggcggTCAAGACAAACAGGGGACGCATGGAGGGCCTCTCCACGCCGCCCCCAAAGACCAGCAAGCTGGATCTCCCCTCGTCCATGATGACCACCCCAGGCGGAGGCAACTTGTTCCCCAACACACCCGGACAGGGTTTCGACTTTGCCGACTTTGTCAATATCTCGCCGAGTCCAGCACAGAAGCAATGGAGAACCCCAGGACGTGCCATCGCTCGCACCCCGCTCAGTGTTGCAAGAAGACGCCTGACATTCGAGGATCAACCGCTGCCATGA
- a CDS encoding uncharacterized protein (EggNog:ENOG503NV0R~COG:S), whose product MAPSFLSLRELRRRSKASFRTDNSTDGSSDGVVSQQTSPSSGSVTPPSIAQQSDPSLDLLVKNNSPNPQLQPQQPPLTRPMLVPGANGSRYSVSGMSGLGSPSINGKNSIPLSKYAPRVHNVAENSWVYQKTLLIYGTIGEPDSPPINGNVVVSRYDDAFPPISWPVCESNFKALIYLQPGPNKFRLDFSSPKLVNSSSSNPIHASYITLHMLPTMNAPPLQLAILLGKDSPATFDAAPARAEREGNGLETAIRKFRMAAYLWQAFTAEQMWRHRLGRRAFRFEEEWTLGSSNYRDREHGIMRSEARVHVIRSDKTVAELRDLNRAQQNSKATDKDALFGIAADAVKNYFNPLPGQKHYVSVLLLDSHWDADAQTITGHAALGGNSGDLQLAIFGSHCLQSYPTSFEEVVPAFTDCTPTDTNYVANDCNDAGSSWEAANIGIGAHLHETGHLFGCPHQESGIMLRDYVVFNRTFVPREAYSTRTKSKGGLALQEDECGWHRLDVLRFRAHPAFRLPSDPPTNPDESVQAFATEGGGILATAATGITFVELFAEGEDVCHAWIEFPTDSSPIQRQVSLHEQDLKARLPEAKRKGRLSISIKSHGGGSLTIDDVQAFTSKKAFVKLGNGKLASRSLKLGQSKMEGSKEGEVIFTSAIKQERVMSRVIVYHGSALDGLEFIYDDDSRQLFGNRGGKEGGDVVDFDLRRGEYLSGFIVRAGFWVDGIQILTSLGRKSVMFGNAHGGSAHTLIPPRGYSICGVSGSCGPWVDGFSALIKR is encoded by the exons atggctcCGAGCTTTCTGAGTCTCAGggagcttcgccgccgctccaAAGCCAGCTTCCGCACCGACAACTCTACCGATGGATCCAGCGATGGCGTCGTGAGCCAGcagacgtcgccctcgagcggctCCGTCACCCCTCCGTCCATTGCGCAGCAGTCGGATCCCTCTCTTGATCTTTTGGTCAAGAATAACAGCCCCAACCCACAGCTACAGCCGCAGCAACCGCCGTTGACCCGTCCCATGCTTGTGCCTGGTGCCAATGGAAGCCGATACAGCGTTTCGGGCATGTCTGGCCTCGGGTCGCCCTCCATCAATGGCAAGAACAGCATACCACTATCAAAGTATGCCCCGCGGGTGCATAATGTAGCGGAAAACTCGTGG GTGTATCAAAAGACGCTCCTGATATACGGTACAATTGGAGAGCCAGACTCGCCGCCGATCAATGGCAATGTTGTCGTCAGCCGGTATGACGACGCGTTCCCGCCTATTAGCTGGCCCGTATGCGAGTCGAATTTCAAGGCTCTAATTTACCTCCAACCCGGTCCAAACAAGTTTCGTCTTGACTTCTCAAGCCCCAAGCTGGTCAacagctcgtcctcgaacCCCATCCACGCCTCCTACATTACCTTGCATATGCTTCCGACAATGAACGCACCGCCGCTGCAACTAGCAATTCTTTTGGGCAAGGACTCGCCGGCAACTTTCGATGCTGCCCCAGCAAGGGCGGAACGGGAGGGCAACGGTCTAGAGACTGCCATAAGGAAGTTTCGCATGGCAGCATATCTGTGGCAGGCCTTCACTGCCGAGCAGATGTGGCGCCACCGATTGGGCCGGCGAGCGTTCCGGTTTGAGGAGGAGTGGACGCTGGGATCCTCCAACTACCGCGACAGGGAGCACGGCATCATGCGATCCGAGGCGCGCGTTCACGTCATCCGCTCTGACAAGACGGTAGCCGAGTTGCGGGACTTGAACAGGGCACAGCAAAACTCCAAGGCCACCGATAAGGATGCCCTcttcggcatcgccgccgatgccgtcaaAAACTACTTCAACCCGCTTCCTGGACAGAAGCACTACGTCTCCGTCTTGCTGCTCGACTCGCACTGGGACGCGGACGCGCAGACCATCACGGGtcatgccgccctcggcggcaatTCGGGAGACTTACAGCTCGCGATTTTTGGCTCGCATTGCCTGCAGAGTTACCCGACCAGCTTCGAAGAGGTGGTGCCCGCATTCACCGACTGCACGCCAACTGACACCAATTACGTTGCCAACGATTGCAACGATGCGGGAAGCTCGTGGGAAGCCGCCAACATCGGCATTGGCGCGCACCTGCACGAGACGGGCCATTTATTCGGCTGTCCGCATCAGGAATCTGGCATCATGCTCCGAGATTATGTTGTTTTCAACAGGACGTTTGTTCCGCGCGAGGCGTACTCGACAAGGACCAAGTCGAAGGGTGGCCTTGCCCTGCAAGAGGATGAGTGCGGCTGGCATCGCCTGGACGTACTCCGATTTCGCGCTCACCCGGCCTTCCGCCTGCCAAGCGATCCGCCCACGAATCCAGACGAGAGTGTGCAAGCGTTTGCAACAGAGGGTGGCGGCATTCTGGCCACGGCAGCAACAGGCATCACCTTTGTGGAACTGTTTGCTGAGGGGGAGGATGTCTGTCACGCGTGGATCGAGTTCCCAACAGACAGCTCACCGATTCAGCGGCAAGTCTCGCTTCATGAGCAGGACTTGAAGGCAAGACTACCGGAAGCCAAGCGAAAAGGGCGCCTTAGCATATCGATCAAGTCTCACGGCGGTGGTTCACTGACGATAGACGACGTCCAGGCCTTTACGAGTAAAAAGGCCTTCGTCAAGCTTGGAAATGGGAAGCTGGCTTCCAGGAGCCTCAAGCTGGGCCAGTCTAAGATGGAAGGCAGTAAGGAAGGTGAAGTGATCTTTACAAGCGCCATCAAGCAGGAAAGGGTCATGTCTCGAGTTATCGTCTACCACGGCTCAgcccttgacggcctggAGTTTATTTACGATGACGACTCGAGGCAGCTCTTTGGAAATCGTGGCGGaaaggagggcggcgatgttgTCGATTTCG ACCTTCGGCGTGGTGAATACCTGAGCGGCTTCATCGTCCGAGCGGGCTTCTGGGTCGACGGCATACAAATTTTGACGAGCCTTGGACGAAAGTCAGTCATGTTTGGCAATGCTCATGGTGGTTCTGC CCACACCTTGATACCCCCCCGTGGATATTCCATATGTGGCGTTTCCGGCTCATGCGGGCCGTGGGTGGACGGCTTCTCCGCCCTGATTAAACGCTGA